In the genome of Pseudomonas bubulae, one region contains:
- the lptE gene encoding LPS assembly lipoprotein LptE, which translates to MIKRNLLVMGLAVLLSACGFQLRGTGTNQLTITELDVSARNAYGDTVRQLRQVLENSGVKITANAPYKLVLTDEKETQRSASYTGNSGTAEYQLNNVVKYEIQGPSHLTLLSDKVEAYKVYLQDGSNVAGSTQEGDMIRKEMRRDLIQQLVLRLEQLTPAQLEVLQQQAEAKAKAEADAIEAARKAQEETPQQSPLELQNQ; encoded by the coding sequence ATGATCAAACGCAACTTGCTGGTGATGGGTCTCGCAGTTCTGTTGAGCGCCTGCGGCTTTCAACTGCGCGGTACCGGCACCAACCAGCTGACGATCACCGAACTCGATGTCAGCGCGCGCAACGCCTATGGCGACACTGTGCGCCAGCTGCGTCAGGTGCTGGAAAACAGCGGCGTGAAAATCACTGCCAACGCACCATACAAACTGGTTCTGACCGACGAGAAGGAAACCCAGCGTTCTGCCAGCTACACCGGCAATTCGGGTACCGCCGAGTATCAGTTGAACAACGTAGTGAAATACGAAATTCAGGGGCCGAGCCATCTGACGCTGCTGAGCGACAAGGTTGAAGCCTACAAAGTCTACCTGCAGGATGGCAGTAACGTGGCAGGCAGCACCCAGGAAGGCGACATGATCCGTAAGGAAATGCGCCGCGACCTGATCCAGCAACTGGTTCTGCGCCTGGAGCAATTGACCCCGGCCCAGCTGGAAGTACTGCAACAGCAAGCCGAAGCGAAGGCCAAGGCTGAAGCCGATGCCATCGAAGCTGCACGCAAGGCTCAAGAGGAAACTCCTCAACAGTCGCCTCTCGAACTGCAAAACCAGTAA
- the holA gene encoding DNA polymerase III subunit delta, with protein sequence MKLAPAQLAKHLQGPLSPVYIISGDDPLLCQETADAIRSTARKQGFDERQVFSADASFDWGTLLQAGASMSLFAEKRLLELRLPSGKPGDKGAAALIEYCSRPAEDTLLLISLPKLDGSAQKTKWGKALIEGAQTQFVQIWPVDANQLPQWIRQRLSQAGLSATHDAVELIAARVEGNLLAAAQEIEKLKLMAEDGQITVETVQAAVADSARFDVFGLVDAVLNGEAAHALRMLEGLRGEGVEPPVILWALARELRVLANIALQYSQGTPLDKAFSQARPPVWDKRKPLMSKALQRYSAQRWAQLLLDAQRIDAQIKGQAAGSAWSSLSRLVLLMCGQRLNLPAE encoded by the coding sequence ATGAAACTCGCTCCCGCCCAACTCGCCAAGCATCTGCAAGGCCCTCTTTCGCCCGTCTACATCATCAGCGGCGATGACCCGTTGTTGTGCCAGGAAACCGCCGACGCCATCCGCAGTACCGCCCGCAAGCAGGGTTTCGATGAGCGCCAGGTGTTCAGCGCCGACGCCAGCTTTGACTGGGGCACGCTGCTGCAAGCCGGTGCCAGCATGTCGCTGTTTGCCGAAAAGCGCCTGCTGGAACTGCGCCTGCCTTCGGGCAAGCCTGGCGACAAGGGTGCTGCGGCGTTGATCGAATACTGCTCGCGCCCTGCCGAAGACACCCTGCTGCTGATCAGCCTGCCCAAACTCGACGGCAGTGCGCAAAAGACCAAGTGGGGCAAGGCGCTGATTGAAGGGGCGCAAACCCAGTTCGTGCAGATCTGGCCGGTGGACGCCAACCAGTTGCCGCAATGGATTCGCCAGCGCTTGTCGCAGGCCGGGCTGTCGGCCACCCATGATGCGGTGGAACTGATAGCAGCCCGGGTCGAAGGCAATCTTCTGGCTGCTGCGCAGGAAATCGAAAAGCTCAAGTTAATGGCTGAAGACGGGCAAATCACTGTCGAAACCGTGCAAGCCGCAGTGGCTGACAGTGCGCGGTTTGATGTGTTTGGCCTGGTGGATGCGGTACTTAACGGCGAAGCTGCACATGCCCTGCGTATGCTCGAAGGCTTGCGCGGTGAAGGCGTAGAGCCTCCTGTGATCTTGTGGGCCCTGGCGCGTGAGCTGCGGGTACTGGCCAATATTGCCCTGCAGTACAGCCAGGGCACGCCATTGGACAAGGCGTTCAGCCAGGCGCGACCACCGGTGTGGGACAAGCGCAAACCGTTGATGAGCAAAGCCTTGCAGCGTTATTCGGCGCAGCGCTGGGCACAATTGTTGTTGGACGCGCAGCGTATCGATGCCCAGATCAAGGGCCAGGCAGCAGGGTCTGCCTGGAGCAGCCTGAGTCGTCTGGTGCTGCTGATGTGCGGGCAACGCCTGAATCTGCCAGCTGAATAA
- the arfA gene encoding alternative ribosome rescue factor ArfA codes for MSKRPNKAKSIVAQPLFRSRQERPAKGKGSYRREAFQSRDREAFYFLAA; via the coding sequence ATGAGCAAGCGCCCCAACAAGGCCAAATCCATTGTTGCCCAACCCCTGTTCCGCAGCCGCCAGGAACGCCCCGCCAAAGGCAAAGGCAGCTACCGCCGCGAAGCCTTCCAGTCGAGAGACCGGGAGGCTTTTTACTTTCTGGCTGCCTGA